The Salmo trutta chromosome 6, fSalTru1.1, whole genome shotgun sequence genomic sequence TTGGCAAGTGAACTTGCCATTGGTTGGGTCGTATTGATTTCCCAAGTTTGTGACAACATCGTCGAATTTAAGCACCTCATATCCTTCGTGTGGGTTCTTCAACCCGACATAGAACGCAACCTTTGTTTCACCGAGTGCCATGTTAACCTCGTCCGTGTCCGTTTCGGTCTTTGCAGTCCCTGACGTTACCGCGGGGTAACCAGCTTTCCCGGAATCACCCCTGTCTCCAGGTGGTCCTCTTGGGCCGGGGGGTCCTGGTTCTCCCGGTGGACCCCTTGGTCCCGCTTTCCCAGGTCGCCCTAATTCACCTTTGGAGCCTTGCGCCATTGGCGGCGGGATGGCATTCAGGTCCTGCATGAGCTCCATGGCGGTGGCGCTGGCGGGTTTGGAACTGTATGGATCACAGATCATTCGACAGGTGCCCATCATCTCATAGTGAGCCGAAGTCTTGGTACTTTGCACAAGCAGCGGTATTGCTATGAGAAGGGCCAACACCATGACGATGCCAACCACAGCGGCCACAAGTCGCTTCCTCTGGACTATCCGAGAAGCAAGCGATAGAAAGTCAGCTGAGCTTGGAGGAGTAATAGTGGAA encodes the following:
- the LOC115196068 gene encoding complement C1q-like protein 2; translated protein: MVLALLIAIPLLVQSTKTSAHYEMMGTCRMICDPYSSKPASATAMELMQDLNAIPPPMAQGSKGELGRPGKAGPRGPPGEPGPPGPRGPPGDRGDSGKAGYPAVTSGTAKTETDTDEVNMALGETKVAFYVGLKNPHEGYEVLKFDDVVTNLGNQYDPTNGKFTCQVSGMYFFTYHVLMRGGDGTSMWADLCKNGQVRASAIAQDADQNYDYAGNSVVLHLDSGDEIYVKLDGGKAHGGNNNKYSTFSGFILYPD